The Nocardiopsis dassonvillei subsp. dassonvillei DSM 43111 genome contains a region encoding:
- the folP gene encoding dihydropteroate synthase produces the protein MGPKHTLPGLPDRGRCLVMGVVNVTPDSFSDGGAWFDPDRAIEHGMRLAEEGADLVDVGGESTRPGAQRVSAAEELRRVEPVVRELSARGVAVSVDTMRAEIAEKAVEAGAVLVNDVSGGLADPAMARLVASSGVAYVLMHWRGHSHDMQSRAVYTDVVQEVLDELRDRMEAMISAGVDPGQIVLDPGLGFSKRPEQAHNWALLHELERFHELGRPVLVAGSRKRFLSRLLGDAKGEDRPFTECDAATAAVTTLSADRGAWAVRVHDVRPSADAVRVAAAWSDGGARLDEGRAEPVEGRL, from the coding sequence GTGCCTGGTCATGGGGGTCGTGAACGTCACCCCCGACTCCTTCTCCGACGGCGGCGCGTGGTTCGATCCCGACAGGGCGATCGAACACGGGATGCGCCTGGCCGAGGAGGGCGCGGACCTGGTCGACGTAGGCGGTGAGTCCACCCGTCCCGGCGCGCAGCGCGTCTCCGCCGCCGAGGAGCTGCGCAGGGTCGAACCGGTCGTGCGGGAGCTCTCCGCGCGGGGCGTCGCCGTCAGCGTCGACACCATGCGCGCCGAGATCGCCGAGAAGGCCGTGGAGGCCGGGGCCGTGCTGGTCAACGACGTCAGCGGCGGGCTCGCAGACCCGGCCATGGCCCGACTCGTGGCTTCTTCCGGCGTTGCCTACGTGTTGATGCACTGGCGTGGGCATAGTCATGACATGCAGAGCCGTGCCGTGTACACGGATGTCGTCCAGGAGGTCCTCGATGAGCTCCGCGACCGTATGGAGGCCATGATCAGTGCAGGTGTCGACCCCGGACAGATCGTTCTGGACCCCGGGTTGGGATTCTCCAAGCGCCCCGAGCAGGCGCACAACTGGGCGCTGCTGCACGAGCTGGAGCGCTTCCACGAGCTGGGGCGCCCCGTGCTGGTGGCCGGATCGCGCAAGCGCTTCCTGAGCCGCCTGCTCGGCGACGCCAAGGGCGAGGACCGCCCCTTCACCGAGTGCGACGCCGCCACCGCGGCCGTCACCACCCTGTCCGCGGACCGGGGGGCGTGGGCCGTGCGGGTGCACGACGTCCGTCCCAGCGCCGACGCCGTCCGCGTGGCGGCGGCCTGGTCCGACGGCGGCGCCCGTCTGGACGAGGGACGCGCCGAGCCGGTGGAGGGCCGCCTGTGA